A single region of the Halopiger xanaduensis SH-6 genome encodes:
- the tfe gene encoding transcription factor E: MAFEDLLEDPVIQKYLHELVGPKGMPVAAAPPDGEVTDEELAEELDLELNDVRRALFILYENDLASYRRLRDEDSGWLTYLWTFEYDNIPENLEEEMYRLHDALEERQEYERNHEFYLCEICSIRFEFGEAMDFGFECPECGSPLESMDNDRLVNAMDERLEALEEELNIDGADA, encoded by the coding sequence ATGGCTTTTGAGGACCTGCTCGAGGACCCGGTCATCCAGAAGTACTTGCACGAGTTGGTCGGTCCCAAGGGGATGCCCGTCGCGGCGGCCCCGCCGGACGGCGAAGTGACCGACGAGGAGCTCGCCGAGGAGCTCGACCTCGAGTTGAACGACGTGCGGCGCGCGCTGTTTATTCTCTACGAGAACGATCTCGCCAGCTACCGCCGCCTGCGCGACGAGGACTCGGGCTGGCTCACCTACCTCTGGACCTTCGAGTACGACAACATTCCGGAGAACTTAGAGGAAGAGATGTACCGGCTCCACGACGCCTTAGAGGAGCGCCAGGAGTACGAACGGAACCACGAGTTCTACCTCTGTGAGATCTGTTCGATCCGGTTCGAGTTCGGCGAAGCCATGGACTTCGGCTTCGAGTGCCCCGAGTGCGGCTCGCCGCTGGAATCGATGGACAACGACCGGCTCGTCAACGCGATGGACGAGCGCCTCGAGGCCCTCGAGGAGGAACTCAA
- a CDS encoding amphi-Trp domain-containing protein, whose amino-acid sequence MAETTTYQDDVTRDEAADLVQELAAELRGQGPAQVQVGNKLLTLTPASTLEYDIEVEERSPMLGGDREEITVSIGWEVPEGGDDLEDDQDIE is encoded by the coding sequence ATGGCGGAGACGACCACGTATCAGGACGACGTGACGCGCGACGAGGCCGCCGATCTGGTGCAAGAGCTGGCCGCCGAACTGCGCGGCCAGGGCCCCGCACAGGTACAGGTCGGCAACAAACTGCTGACCCTGACACCGGCGTCGACGCTCGAGTACGATATCGAAGTCGAGGAGCGCTCGCCGATGCTCGGCGGGGATCGCGAGGAGATTACGGTCTCGATCGGCTGGGAGGTACCGGAAGGCGGCGACGACCTCGAGGACGACCAGGATATCGAGTAG